A DNA window from Corvus moneduloides isolate bCorMon1 chromosome 22, bCorMon1.pri, whole genome shotgun sequence contains the following coding sequences:
- the C22H1orf159 gene encoding uncharacterized protein C1orf159 homolog isoform X2 has translation MISPIQVSEPECCVDVLDSNSSCPVTHQCSPGCYRRWNEDGSSSCIKCRNETLPGPSGHNLSECRNAGSRGLNSQMNVSTVTPFMQNFGGPEVAASLILGTFFISLFLILSVASFFYLKRANKLPNIFYRRNKASVLQPSETASMISPPASSVRKPRYVRRERSLGPSGLAPADSRVSNV, from the exons ATGATTTCTCCAATCCAG GTCTCAGAGCCGGAATGTTGTGTGGATGTGTTGGATTCCAACAGCTCCTGCCCCGTCACCCACCAGTGCAGCCCAG GATGCTACAGGAGGTGGAATGAggatgggagcagcagctgcattaAATGCAGGAATGAAACCCTGCCCGGCCCCTCTGGGCACAACCTCAGCGAGTGCAGAAATG ctgggagcagagggctgAATTCCCAAATGAACGTGAGCACTGTCACTCCTTTCATGCAGAACTTTG GGGGCCCAGAAGTCGCAGCTTCCCtcattttggggacatttttCATCAGTTTATTCCTGATCCTCTCCGTGGCTTCTTTCTTCTACCTCAAACGAGCCAACAAACTCCCAAATATTTTCTACAGAAGAAACAAAG catcTGTTCTCCAGCCCAGTGAAACG GCATCCATGatttctcctccagcttcttcag TGCGGAAGCCGCGCTATGTCCGCCGCGAGCGCTCCCTGGGCCCCTCCGGCCTGGCCCCGGCCGACAGCAGGGTCAGCAACGTCTGA
- the C22H1orf159 gene encoding uncharacterized protein C1orf159 homolog isoform X1 — MEVPFVLLLTRLVAEVAGKSTENSVSEPECCVDVLDSNSSCPVTHQCSPGCYRRWNEDGSSSCIKCRNETLPGPSGHNLSECRNAGSRGLNSQMNVSTVTPFMQNFGGPEVAASLILGTFFISLFLILSVASFFYLKRANKLPNIFYRRNKASVLQPSETASMISPPASSVRKPRYVRRERSLGPSGLAPADSRVSNV; from the exons atggAGGTGCCCTTTGTGCTTCTCCTAACGAGGCTCGTGGCAGAAGTTGCCGGCAAATCCACGGAAAACTCG GTCTCAGAGCCGGAATGTTGTGTGGATGTGTTGGATTCCAACAGCTCCTGCCCCGTCACCCACCAGTGCAGCCCAG GATGCTACAGGAGGTGGAATGAggatgggagcagcagctgcattaAATGCAGGAATGAAACCCTGCCCGGCCCCTCTGGGCACAACCTCAGCGAGTGCAGAAATG ctgggagcagagggctgAATTCCCAAATGAACGTGAGCACTGTCACTCCTTTCATGCAGAACTTTG GGGGCCCAGAAGTCGCAGCTTCCCtcattttggggacatttttCATCAGTTTATTCCTGATCCTCTCCGTGGCTTCTTTCTTCTACCTCAAACGAGCCAACAAACTCCCAAATATTTTCTACAGAAGAAACAAAG catcTGTTCTCCAGCCCAGTGAAACG GCATCCATGatttctcctccagcttcttcag TGCGGAAGCCGCGCTATGTCCGCCGCGAGCGCTCCCTGGGCCCCTCCGGCCTGGCCCCGGCCGACAGCAGGGTCAGCAACGTCTGA